A stretch of Elusimicrobiota bacterium DNA encodes these proteins:
- a CDS encoding GHMP kinase, with the protein MIISRTPFRISLAGGGTDLAEYYKRSPGAVVSTAIDKYMYITVNRYFDDSIILKYRRTELVESVADIRHPILRECLRKVGISKGIEITSMADVVGGTGLGSSSSFTVGLLHALHAWKGEFVTAEQLAAEACEVEIRRLREPIGKQDQYIAAYGGFKYLEFMCDGAVRVDPLICAPKTWAKLSQRLLLLYTGVTRKAGPILRRARARFRSQDAVLKRMRRIAELARQELQLGNVDSLGELLHEGWVLKRGLAKGVSNDSIDQAYERARGAGAAGGKILGAGGGGFLLLFCVPAKRERVRRALSGWREIPFRFEPEGSKIIYVSK; encoded by the coding sequence ATGATCATATCCAGGACCCCCTTCCGCATCAGCCTGGCCGGCGGCGGCACGGACCTGGCCGAGTACTACAAGCGCAGCCCGGGCGCCGTGGTGTCCACCGCCATAGACAAGTACATGTACATCACGGTCAACCGCTATTTCGACGACAGCATCATCCTCAAGTACCGCCGCACCGAGCTGGTGGAGTCCGTCGCCGACATACGCCACCCCATCCTGCGCGAGTGCCTGCGCAAGGTCGGCATCTCCAAGGGCATCGAGATCACCTCCATGGCCGACGTGGTGGGAGGCACGGGGCTGGGCTCCTCGTCGAGCTTCACCGTGGGACTCCTGCACGCCCTGCACGCCTGGAAGGGCGAGTTCGTCACCGCCGAGCAGCTCGCGGCCGAGGCCTGCGAGGTCGAGATCCGGCGCCTGCGCGAGCCCATCGGCAAGCAGGACCAGTACATCGCCGCTTATGGCGGCTTCAAGTACCTGGAGTTCATGTGCGACGGGGCGGTGCGCGTGGACCCCCTGATCTGCGCGCCCAAGACCTGGGCGAAGCTCTCCCAGCGCCTGCTTCTGCTCTACACCGGCGTGACCCGCAAGGCCGGCCCCATCCTGCGCCGGGCCCGGGCGCGCTTCCGCAGCCAGGACGCGGTCCTCAAGCGCATGCGCCGCATCGCCGAGCTCGCGCGCCAGGAGCTCCAGCTGGGCAACGTGGACTCCTTGGGCGAGCTCCTGCACGAGGGCTGGGTGCTCAAGCGCGGCCTGGCCAAGGGCGTGTCCAACGATTCCATAGACCAGGCCTACGAGCGGGCGCGCGGCGCCGGCGCCGCGGGCGGCAAGATCCTGGGCGCGGGCGGAGGCGGCTTCCTGCTCTTGTTCTGCGTCCCGGCCAAGCGCGAGCGCGTGCGGCGGGCCTTGTCCGGCTGGCGCGAGATCCCCTTCCGCTTCGAGCCGGAGGGCTCCAAGATCATCTATGTCAGCAAGTGA
- a CDS encoding glycosyltransferase family 2 protein, with amino-acid sequence MSASEPPRALSIIVPVYNERATLTALLDRVLAMDLKGLGKDIIIVEGNSTDGTRDIVRGYEGRPGVTVVYEEGPRGKGAAVRAGLARAAGEFLLIQDGDLEYDPADTPRLLEPLLRGDAQVVFGSRVMTSPQHWQFRRLQGAERLFGFLVNLGGVLFTGLFNRLYGTHLSDGATMYKLFRTADLKALTLKSDGFDYDWELSAKLAKKGLRFAELPVFYKARSLAEGKKIRFWRDGWRVLMAILRYRFSD; translated from the coding sequence ATGTCAGCAAGTGAGCCGCCCCGGGCTCTCTCCATCATCGTTCCCGTGTACAACGAGCGCGCCACGCTCACGGCCTTGCTCGACCGCGTCCTGGCCATGGACCTCAAGGGCCTGGGCAAGGACATCATCATCGTGGAAGGCAACTCCACGGACGGCACCCGGGACATCGTGCGCGGCTACGAGGGACGGCCCGGAGTGACGGTGGTCTACGAGGAGGGGCCGCGCGGCAAGGGCGCGGCGGTGCGCGCCGGCCTGGCCCGGGCCGCGGGCGAGTTCCTGCTCATCCAGGACGGCGACCTGGAGTACGACCCGGCCGACACCCCCAGGCTGCTGGAGCCTTTGCTCAGGGGAGACGCTCAGGTGGTGTTCGGCTCGCGGGTCATGACCTCGCCCCAGCACTGGCAGTTCCGCAGGCTGCAGGGCGCGGAGCGCCTCTTCGGCTTTTTGGTCAACCTGGGCGGCGTGCTCTTCACCGGGCTCTTCAACCGGCTCTACGGCACGCACTTGAGCGACGGGGCCACCATGTACAAGCTCTTCCGCACCGCGGACCTCAAGGCGTTGACGCTCAAGAGCGACGGCTTCGACTACGACTGGGAGCTCTCCGCCAAGCTGGCCAAGAAAGGCCTGCGCTTCGCGGAGCTGCCGGTCTTCTACAAGGCGCGCAGCCTGGCCGAGGGCAAGAAGATCCGCTTCTGGCGCGACGGCTGGCGCGTGCTCATGGCCATCCTGCGCTACCGTTTCAGCGACTGA
- a CDS encoding NUDIX hydrolase: MKNECSSVKTVFESRWMRLLAKTYEDLSSEPFYVVEASDYVSVLAMTPQREIVLVRQFRPAVGKATLELPSGHVDAEESPEGAAGRELGEETGYKAPRLELLGVLEPDTGRLANRMHCYFAENVVRDEGLMTEEESLEVILCSERELIQKIESNQFSHALHLAVLALAKLKGRIP, translated from the coding sequence ATGAAGAACGAGTGCTCGAGCGTGAAGACGGTCTTTGAATCGCGCTGGATGCGCCTGCTCGCGAAGACCTACGAGGACCTGTCCAGCGAGCCGTTCTACGTCGTCGAGGCGTCGGACTATGTGTCGGTCCTGGCCATGACTCCGCAGCGGGAAATCGTCCTGGTCCGCCAGTTCCGGCCCGCCGTCGGCAAGGCGACGCTGGAGCTGCCGAGCGGGCATGTCGACGCCGAAGAGTCTCCCGAAGGGGCGGCCGGGCGGGAACTGGGGGAAGAGACGGGGTATAAGGCCCCCCGGCTGGAATTGTTGGGTGTCCTAGAGCCCGACACCGGGCGACTGGCGAATAGGATGCACTGTTATTTCGCCGAGAATGTCGTCAGGGATGAAGGGCTGATGACCGAAGAGGAGTCGTTGGAAGTGATCCTGTGTTCGGAGCGCGAGCTGATCCAAAAGATCGAGTCGAATCAATTCTCGCATGCCCTTCATCTGGCGGTCCTCGCCCTGGCCAAGTTGAAGGGGCGCATCCCGTAG
- a CDS encoding class I SAM-dependent methyltransferase yields MPEAQRKQDEWEFQWTHLEDRESWLYADWIWPNRLEDFADKTVLDAGCGPGHHVRLVAAKAKRVVGIDLNTVSIARQKTADLRNVAFLEGDIAEWDTGERFDVVYSVGVVHHTDDPDRTVAHLKNLLKPGGRLILWVYAREGNALNEFFLEPAKSLLLRRMSRPVVLWLSHALTLALYPMVYSLYLLPLRALPFYHYFANFRRMPYTRNQANVFDKLNAPTTHFISRTRAEKWLEGLQDPHISPYVGVSWRISGTK; encoded by the coding sequence ATGCCAGAGGCCCAGCGCAAACAGGATGAGTGGGAGTTCCAGTGGACCCACCTCGAAGACCGGGAGTCTTGGCTTTATGCCGACTGGATCTGGCCCAACCGGCTGGAGGATTTCGCTGACAAGACGGTGCTGGATGCGGGCTGCGGCCCCGGGCACCACGTGCGGTTGGTGGCCGCCAAGGCCAAGCGGGTCGTGGGTATCGATTTGAACACCGTCTCTATCGCCCGCCAGAAGACGGCAGACCTCCGCAACGTCGCGTTCCTCGAAGGAGACATCGCCGAGTGGGATACCGGCGAGCGGTTCGACGTGGTCTACTCGGTCGGAGTGGTACACCACACCGATGATCCGGATCGCACCGTAGCCCACCTCAAGAATCTTCTAAAACCCGGGGGCAGGCTCATCCTCTGGGTCTACGCCCGGGAGGGCAACGCCCTCAATGAATTCTTCCTGGAGCCCGCCAAATCCTTGCTTCTCCGCCGCATGTCCCGGCCCGTCGTGTTGTGGCTGAGCCATGCCCTGACGCTCGCCCTTTACCCCATGGTTTACAGCCTTTACCTTCTCCCCTTGCGGGCCCTGCCTTTCTACCACTACTTCGCCAATTTTCGCAGGATGCCATACACGCGCAACCAGGCGAACGTATTCGACAAGTTGAACGCGCCCACCACCCATTTCATCAGCCGCACCCGGGCGGAGAAGTGGCTAGAGGGCCTTCAAGACCCGCATATCAGCCCTTACGTCGGGGTCTCCTGGAGGATCTCCGGGACCAAGTAG
- a CDS encoding glycosyltransferase family 2 protein: MSRGGRVWLGSVLLCRLFPMRNIAVSAVIPAFNEEGAVSAVVQGVRDVLSGCVQDFEVLVVDDGSSDGTGAAALKAGAVVLRNPANQGYGQSLETGIKAARHEWILMLDADGSYPPEEIPKLLDYAPDFDLVIGMRSGVHFWGSFFHAFLRWFYLRIASFVVGERVPDANSGLRLVRKSLVSQPEPVRCLGYSHSTTMTLSFLKAGRFVKFVPIEYRLRRGRSKVRPIRDMLRTMQIMTQILLAYNPLKLFMALAFFPAGLSLVLAAAFVYRGADIWAAMAGLAMLAALLCFLAGCVIDAIRMQRGRADESS, from the coding sequence ATGAGCCGCGGCGGCCGAGTTTGGCTTGGGAGCGTTCTTTTATGTAGATTATTCCCCATGCGTAATATCGCCGTTTCCGCGGTCATACCTGCTTTCAATGAAGAGGGGGCCGTATCCGCGGTCGTGCAAGGAGTCCGGGATGTTCTTTCCGGCTGCGTCCAGGATTTCGAGGTCCTGGTGGTCGATGACGGCTCCAGCGACGGGACCGGCGCGGCCGCGCTCAAGGCCGGGGCCGTCGTGCTGCGGAACCCTGCCAACCAAGGCTACGGCCAATCTCTGGAGACCGGCATCAAAGCCGCCCGGCACGAGTGGATCCTGATGCTCGACGCGGACGGCTCCTACCCGCCGGAAGAGATCCCGAAACTGCTGGACTATGCCCCGGACTTCGATCTCGTCATCGGGATGAGAAGCGGGGTTCATTTCTGGGGTTCCTTTTTTCACGCTTTCCTGCGCTGGTTCTACCTTAGGATCGCCAGTTTTGTGGTGGGCGAAAGGGTCCCGGACGCCAATTCCGGGCTGCGGCTTGTGCGCAAGTCCTTGGTTTCGCAGCCCGAGCCCGTCCGGTGCCTCGGCTATTCCCATTCCACCACCATGACCCTGTCGTTCCTGAAGGCGGGGCGTTTCGTGAAATTCGTCCCCATCGAATATCGTCTCCGCAGGGGCAGGTCCAAGGTTCGGCCTATCCGGGACATGCTGCGGACCATGCAGATCATGACGCAGATTCTCCTCGCTTACAACCCACTGAAGCTTTTCATGGCGTTGGCCTTTTTTCCGGCGGGGCTGTCCCTCGTCCTGGCGGCGGCGTTCGTCTATCGCGGCGCTGATATTTGGGCGGCCATGGCCGGCCTGGCGATGCTGGCGGCGCTGCTCTGTTTCCTGGCTGGATGCGTCATCGACGCCATACGCATGCAGAGGGGCCGCGCTGATGAATCCTCCTAG